One Caulobacter segnis genomic window carries:
- a CDS encoding helix-turn-helix domain-containing protein — protein sequence MPLDMGNVRRLHLVADADADVAAEVHDAPVADASVVVLHPSPDEDADIGAALRSARTARGMSAQDVAEATRIRQSYIEALEAMRVEDLPSRPFTIGYVRAYASLLGLDAEAAVARFKHDAPDDGGELRAPVGVRRERDPRLAMIFAGGLLVVGAILLWNVAQRAMAKDEPPAQVAPATTSAQVQAHASNSQVALGAPLPAPVESTTPEPYKTPGLDDAAANGGSVDAAKAAAKARAEADAKAGVVDPALQIKLGAPFKAKGAVMGAAPGEGSGVILQARKAATLVVRGGDGQVYFARALAAGEAYRAPRTAGLIADVSDPAVFEVYGNGALTGRLPSNSTALGKLVPAAPVATAVAPAGPAAVPTAQPVAPKPQ from the coding sequence ATGCCGCTGGATATGGGCAATGTGAGGCGGTTGCATCTGGTCGCCGACGCCGATGCGGACGTCGCGGCCGAAGTGCATGACGCGCCGGTCGCCGACGCATCCGTCGTGGTCCTGCACCCCTCGCCGGACGAGGACGCCGATATCGGCGCGGCCCTGAGGTCCGCCCGGACCGCCCGGGGCATGAGCGCCCAGGACGTCGCCGAAGCCACCCGCATCCGCCAGAGCTATATCGAGGCGCTGGAAGCCATGCGCGTCGAGGACCTGCCCTCGCGCCCCTTCACCATCGGCTATGTTCGCGCCTATGCCAGCCTGCTGGGCCTGGACGCCGAGGCCGCCGTGGCCCGCTTCAAGCACGACGCCCCCGATGACGGCGGCGAGCTGCGCGCCCCGGTCGGCGTGCGCCGCGAGCGCGATCCGCGCCTGGCCATGATCTTCGCCGGCGGGCTGCTGGTGGTGGGCGCCATCCTGCTGTGGAACGTCGCCCAGCGCGCCATGGCCAAGGACGAGCCGCCGGCCCAGGTGGCTCCGGCCACCACCTCGGCCCAAGTCCAGGCCCACGCCAGCAACAGCCAGGTCGCGCTCGGCGCGCCGCTGCCGGCCCCGGTCGAGTCGACCACGCCCGAACCCTACAAGACTCCCGGCCTCGACGACGCCGCCGCCAACGGCGGTTCGGTCGACGCGGCCAAGGCCGCCGCCAAGGCCCGCGCCGAGGCCGACGCCAAGGCGGGGGTCGTCGATCCGGCGCTGCAGATCAAGCTGGGCGCGCCGTTCAAGGCCAAGGGCGCGGTGATGGGCGCCGCCCCCGGCGAGGGCTCGGGCGTCATCCTCCAGGCCCGCAAGGCCGCGACCCTGGTGGTGCGCGGCGGCGACGGCCAGGTCTATTTCGCCCGCGCCCTGGCGGCCGGCGAAGCCTATCGCGCCCCGCGCACGGCCGGCCTGATCGCCGACGTCTCGGATCCGGCGGTGTTCGAGGTCTACGGCAACGGCGCGCTGACCGGCCGCCTGCCGTCGAACTCGACCGCGCTGGGCAAGCTGGTTCCCGCCGCGCCGGT
- the ptsP gene encoding phosphoenolpyruvate--protein phosphotransferase, protein MAASGIAVRGPRSLLRQIREAMAGGGPAQAKLDMVVRTIAISMVAEVCSIYLRRASGDLELFATEGLSREAVHVTRMKPGEGLVGETMRLGRPLNLSDAASHPQFSYRPETGEDPYHAFLAVPLLRGGRAIGVLVVQNRTERVYDEEEVEDLQIIAMVLAEMVSSSELLGADELKDVELAPHKPERLKGSRFAEGLAYGVAVLHEQPVVPETLLSDDALAEEARLTYAIEALQTQIDQMLEGQHGLVGASYEVLETYRLFAHDRGWNRGLQEAVRSGLTAEAAVERVRSEHRARLGQARDPYLRERLHDLEDLNDRLLRHLSGDVHAVRQLPDDAILIARNLGPADLLEYDRTKLKGILLEEGSAASHAGIVARALDIPCVGRLIGLRDRVSEGDPVVVDAETQEAWLRPRPDVVKALKVRMEVRAQRKAEFARLRDTPPITKDGAKITLLMNAGLAVDLDILAETGAEGIGLFRTEFQFMVAEELPRLEAQTALYEKVLEAADGMPVTFRTLDLGGDKLLPYMELEREDNPALGWRAVRMGLDRPALLRMQIRALIKAAAGRPLKVMFPLVANVDEFRAARSFVDQEVAWALKRGRPAPSRLDVGAMIEAPSLLWHLDALLPMTDFVSVGTNDLMQYLFAADRGNPKVSDRYDPLSPAALRALKTIQQACADTGTPVSVCGEMAGRPLEAFALVALGFEGLSMPPAGIGPVKQMVLSLDREAARRNVEALLKGAGGSLRGEIETLARKLYVAV, encoded by the coding sequence TTGGCGGCATCTGGCATCGCCGTTCGAGGACCCCGCAGCCTGCTGCGGCAGATACGCGAGGCCATGGCCGGCGGCGGTCCCGCCCAGGCCAAGCTCGACATGGTGGTGCGCACCATCGCCATCTCGATGGTGGCGGAAGTCTGCTCGATCTATCTGCGCCGCGCCTCGGGCGATCTCGAACTCTTCGCCACCGAGGGCCTGTCGCGCGAGGCCGTCCACGTCACCCGGATGAAGCCGGGCGAGGGCCTGGTCGGCGAGACCATGCGCCTGGGCCGACCGCTGAACCTGTCCGACGCCGCCAGCCATCCGCAGTTCTCGTACCGCCCGGAAACCGGCGAAGATCCCTACCATGCCTTCCTGGCCGTGCCGCTGCTGCGCGGCGGCCGCGCGATCGGGGTGCTGGTCGTCCAGAACCGCACCGAGCGGGTCTATGACGAGGAGGAGGTCGAGGACCTTCAGATCATCGCCATGGTGCTGGCCGAGATGGTCAGCTCCAGCGAGCTGCTGGGCGCCGACGAGCTCAAGGACGTCGAGCTGGCCCCGCACAAGCCCGAGCGGCTGAAGGGCTCGCGCTTCGCCGAGGGCCTGGCCTACGGCGTGGCCGTGCTGCACGAGCAGCCGGTGGTCCCCGAGACCCTGCTGTCCGACGACGCCCTGGCCGAGGAGGCCCGGCTCACCTACGCCATCGAGGCGCTGCAGACCCAGATCGACCAGATGCTGGAGGGCCAGCACGGCCTGGTCGGCGCGTCGTATGAGGTGCTGGAGACCTATCGCCTGTTCGCCCATGACCGGGGCTGGAACCGGGGCCTGCAGGAGGCCGTACGCTCGGGGCTGACCGCCGAGGCCGCCGTCGAGCGCGTGCGTTCCGAGCACCGCGCCCGCCTGGGCCAGGCTCGCGACCCCTATCTGCGCGAGCGGCTGCACGACCTGGAAGACCTGAACGACCGGTTGCTGCGCCACCTGTCGGGCGACGTCCACGCCGTGCGCCAGCTGCCCGACGACGCCATCCTGATCGCCCGGAACCTGGGTCCGGCCGACCTCTTGGAATACGACCGCACCAAGCTGAAGGGCATCCTCCTGGAGGAGGGCAGCGCCGCCAGCCACGCCGGCATCGTGGCCCGGGCGCTCGACATCCCCTGCGTCGGCCGCCTGATCGGCCTGCGCGACCGGGTCAGCGAGGGCGACCCGGTGGTGGTCGACGCCGAGACGCAGGAAGCCTGGCTGCGGCCGCGTCCGGACGTGGTCAAGGCGTTGAAGGTCCGGATGGAGGTCCGCGCCCAGCGCAAGGCCGAGTTCGCCCGCCTGCGCGACACTCCGCCGATCACCAAGGACGGGGCCAAGATCACGCTGCTGATGAACGCGGGTCTGGCCGTCGATCTCGACATCCTGGCCGAGACCGGCGCGGAGGGCATCGGCCTGTTCCGCACCGAGTTCCAGTTCATGGTCGCCGAGGAGCTGCCGCGCCTGGAGGCCCAGACGGCGCTCTACGAGAAGGTGCTGGAGGCCGCCGACGGCATGCCGGTGACCTTCCGGACCCTGGACCTCGGCGGCGACAAGCTGCTGCCGTACATGGAGCTGGAGCGCGAGGACAATCCGGCCCTGGGCTGGCGCGCCGTGCGCATGGGCCTGGACCGTCCGGCCCTGCTGCGCATGCAGATCCGCGCCCTGATCAAGGCCGCCGCCGGCCGGCCGCTGAAGGTGATGTTCCCGCTGGTGGCCAATGTCGACGAGTTCCGCGCCGCGCGCTCGTTCGTCGACCAGGAGGTCGCCTGGGCCCTGAAGCGCGGCCGTCCCGCGCCGTCGCGCCTGGACGTCGGGGCGATGATCGAGGCCCCGTCGCTGCTGTGGCATTTGGACGCGCTGTTGCCGATGACCGACTTCGTTTCGGTCGGCACCAACGACCTGATGCAGTACCTGTTCGCCGCCGACCGGGGCAATCCGAAGGTCTCGGACCGCTATGATCCGCTGTCGCCGGCCGCCCTGCGGGCGCTGAAGACCATCCAGCAGGCCTGCGCCGACACCGGCACGCCGGTGTCCGTGTGCGGCGAGATGGCCGGCCGTCCGCTGGAGGCCTTCGCCCTTGTCGCCCTTGGTTTTGAAGGACTTAGCATGCCGCCGGCCGGTATCGGCCCGGTCAAGCAGATGGTGCTGTCGCTGGATCGCGAGGCCGCCCGCCGCAATGTCGAGGCCCTGCTGAAGGGCGCCGGCGGATCCCTGCGCGGCGAGATCGAGACCCTGGCCCGGAAACTGTACGTCGCGGTCTAG
- a CDS encoding glycine zipper 2TM domain-containing protein, which produces MKTIGKFTKTAIAATVAGALIVPASTAFAGEKTERAIIGALIGGVAGAAIGDGKTDAVAIGAVAGAALGATTAKDKHDRRYSRSYRTAPRYEQSRYYDNNRYAYDRGYQNNRYAYDRYGNRYDYGYRR; this is translated from the coding sequence ATGAAGACCATCGGCAAGTTCACCAAGACCGCGATCGCCGCCACTGTCGCTGGCGCGCTGATCGTTCCCGCCTCGACCGCCTTCGCCGGCGAGAAGACCGAGCGCGCCATCATCGGCGCCCTGATCGGCGGCGTGGCCGGTGCGGCCATCGGCGACGGCAAGACCGACGCGGTCGCCATCGGCGCGGTCGCTGGCGCGGCCCTGGGCGCCACGACGGCCAAGGACAAGCACGACCGTCGCTACAGCCGTTCGTACCGGACCGCTCCGCGCTACGAGCAGAGCCGCTACTACGACAACAACCGCTACGCCTACGATCGCGGCTACCAGAACAACCGCTACGCCTATGATCGCTACGGCAACCGTTACGACTACGGCTATCGCCGCTAA